Proteins from a genomic interval of Phormidium ambiguum IAM M-71:
- a CDS encoding helix-turn-helix domain-containing protein — translation MAISAAHNKPTIPTEEDAKLSQESSRVLASLIRLTQSKSTQQIKVVEEDGTERVVEIPATAFHLLVDILSQMAQGNAVTLIPIHAELTTQEAADILNVSRPFLIKLIESGELPYRKVGRHRRICFKDVMKYKQQIDNQRMQVLDELVAQAQELNMGYD, via the coding sequence ATGGCAATTTCTGCGGCTCATAACAAACCTACAATTCCCACAGAAGAAGATGCCAAACTCTCCCAAGAGAGTAGTCGTGTTTTAGCTTCTCTAATTCGGTTAACCCAATCCAAGTCTACTCAGCAAATCAAAGTAGTTGAAGAAGATGGAACTGAGCGGGTAGTTGAGATTCCCGCAACAGCCTTTCACTTACTAGTGGACATTCTTTCACAGATGGCTCAAGGCAATGCAGTGACACTGATTCCTATTCACGCCGAACTAACAACTCAAGAAGCCGCAGATATTTTAAATGTTTCACGTCCGTTTCTGATTAAGCTGATTGAATCGGGTGAGTTACCTTATCGGAAAGTTGGACGACATCGCCGCATTTGCTTTAAAGATGTCATGAAATACAAGCAACAAATTGACAATCAACGGATGCAAGTTTTAGATGAACTTGTCGCTCAAGCCCAAGAGTTAAACATGGGTTATGACTGA
- a CDS encoding glycosyltransferase family 4 protein — protein MTKPVLTIFYQFNPWHSSIGGIQTVIKNFVKYAPDEFEVRLVGTGDDRHQPLGKWQEAELAGKAIKFMPVLHLEDDNVRRLIPTTIKYTLALIGRQLASDFMHFHRLEPTAASLNWPGEKTLFIHNDIHKQISSQSGKDAIAWRYLPSAYFAIERLLVNQFSEILSCNTESTKLYQELYPQIADRVKYVKNTVDNEICYPLTWDQKDRERRILAQQMGKAEDTNFVLFAGRLHPQKDPILLVQSIAALNNPKVHLLIAGDGDLRDKVYSEIDRLGLQKQITMLGAVNQTELAKLQRISSVFILTSAYEGLPVVVLEALACGTPIITTRCGETPNLLSPKSGVICEERTPVAIADALRRILNNLSDYPSEACVQAAKPYSASKVVGDIYNDMFSRWQQRTSLLTSQRYENLTGGFQ, from the coding sequence ATGACTAAACCAGTATTAACTATTTTTTATCAATTTAACCCTTGGCATAGTAGCATAGGGGGAATTCAAACAGTAATTAAAAATTTTGTTAAATATGCGCCTGATGAATTTGAAGTTAGACTGGTCGGAACGGGAGACGATCGCCACCAGCCTTTAGGTAAATGGCAAGAGGCGGAATTAGCAGGTAAAGCGATTAAGTTTATGCCTGTGCTGCATTTAGAAGATGATAATGTTAGAAGACTAATTCCCACAACTATTAAATATACTTTGGCGCTGATTGGTCGTCAGTTAGCTTCTGACTTTATGCACTTTCATCGATTGGAACCAACAGCTGCAAGTCTTAATTGGCCTGGAGAAAAAACACTTTTTATTCACAACGATATTCACAAACAAATCAGTTCTCAAAGCGGGAAAGATGCGATCGCTTGGCGATATTTACCGTCAGCTTATTTTGCGATCGAACGGTTGTTAGTTAATCAATTTTCAGAAATACTTTCCTGTAACACAGAATCAACAAAATTATATCAAGAACTTTACCCCCAAATAGCCGATCGAGTAAAGTATGTAAAAAATACGGTAGACAACGAAATCTGCTATCCCTTAACCTGGGATCAAAAGGATCGAGAAAGACGCATTTTGGCACAGCAAATGGGTAAAGCAGAAGATACAAACTTTGTCCTTTTTGCTGGGCGATTGCATCCTCAAAAAGATCCAATTTTATTGGTGCAATCTATTGCTGCTTTAAACAATCCGAAAGTTCATTTGCTGATAGCTGGTGATGGAGATTTAAGGGATAAAGTGTATTCCGAGATCGATCGCCTGGGACTGCAAAAGCAAATAACAATGCTAGGAGCAGTTAACCAAACAGAACTAGCAAAATTGCAAAGGATTAGCAGCGTTTTTATCTTAACTAGTGCTTATGAAGGTTTACCCGTAGTAGTTCTAGAAGCCCTAGCCTGCGGTACACCAATAATAACAACTCGATGCGGCGAAACTCCTAACCTACTCTCTCCCAAGAGCGGAGTAATTTGTGAAGAACGCACACCAGTTGCCATTGCAGATGCTCTACGCAGGATACTTAATAATCTCAGCGATTATCCGAGTGAAGCTTGTGTTCAAGCTGCGAAACCTTACAGTGCTAGCAAGGTAGTCGGTGACATCTACAACGATATGTTCAGTCGTTGGCAACAGCGAACTTCTTTATTAACCAGTCAGCGTTACGAAAATTTAACAGGGGGTTTCCAATGA
- a CDS encoding GumC family protein — MENEQLQRISMPMSTRRFQKVSPVDYAPSVSDDEGGLNLGQVVDALRRRVLIIAGMAVLVAVASAIKARDSKPTYQASFEILTKPITVETQVISSVPQTLSNKEGQQAPVKGVDPTKLKVLMSPTILSPIAKKLQSQYPEMDYDEISSKLKVVPQPESEILLVGYTDKDPKKVKAVLDLVAEAYLKYSLEERLADVRQGIDFVDTQLPQLQTRVQTIQDQLQSFRQQHNLIDPDSQGKQLGDQMAKVGQQRFDTQGKLNELQILYQNLSQELARNKNGTMVSSVLSGNANYQKILSQILDIEAQAAKDGSVFQEASPRIQVFREQQDNLRPLLRKEGERVQAELAGRIRELEGQNQFLIQTEKELTQRIKQLSAVSRKYTDIQRELKIATDNLDQFLTKREALRIDAGQRKTPWQILTPPTPPIPSATDVKRSAILGFVLGMLLGVGVALLLEKVSNVIRSAEQVKSLSKLPLLGVIPYNKELKEDRKDHNKSGFVEAFRSLYTNILLLSPDEPIRSIIISSSMPGEGKSTLSIYLAQAAAVLGQKVLLVDADLRLPKLHERLNLDNSFGLSTLIVSDNLDVDLVVHNSYLDSNLSIITAGQIPPDSTQLLSSKKMQGLMNRFEESYDLIIYDMPPFILADVKLLAPRVDGIIMVAGLNKTKVSQLTQTLEDLKLSAVRVLGIVANGSKERNNQMSYYNQSSQPAFTLIQRQK, encoded by the coding sequence AAGAGTTCTAATCATTGCTGGGATGGCAGTGCTTGTTGCTGTTGCGTCTGCTATCAAGGCACGAGATAGTAAGCCCACTTATCAAGCAAGTTTTGAGATTTTAACTAAGCCCATTACTGTAGAAACTCAAGTTATTTCCTCTGTGCCGCAAACACTCAGTAATAAAGAAGGACAGCAAGCTCCTGTCAAGGGTGTCGATCCTACTAAACTGAAAGTGTTGATGAGTCCAACAATTTTGTCGCCGATCGCCAAGAAATTACAATCACAGTATCCTGAAATGGATTACGACGAAATTTCCAGTAAATTGAAAGTTGTACCCCAGCCGGAAAGCGAAATTCTATTAGTAGGTTATACAGACAAAGACCCAAAAAAAGTTAAAGCAGTATTAGACTTAGTTGCAGAAGCTTATTTAAAGTACAGCCTGGAAGAACGTTTAGCAGATGTGCGCCAGGGAATCGACTTTGTAGACACTCAATTGCCACAACTGCAAACGCGAGTGCAAACAATTCAAGATCAGTTACAAAGTTTTCGTCAGCAGCATAACTTAATCGATCCTGATTCTCAAGGAAAACAACTTGGCGATCAAATGGCGAAAGTCGGACAGCAGCGATTTGATACCCAAGGTAAACTCAATGAGCTACAAATACTTTACCAAAACTTGAGTCAGGAATTAGCGCGAAATAAAAATGGTACGATGGTTTCCTCTGTATTAAGTGGAAATGCTAACTACCAGAAAATATTAAGCCAGATTCTAGATATAGAAGCACAAGCAGCTAAAGATGGTTCTGTATTTCAGGAAGCCAGTCCTAGAATTCAAGTATTTCGGGAGCAACAGGATAATCTCCGACCTTTGTTAAGAAAAGAAGGGGAACGAGTCCAAGCAGAATTAGCTGGGAGAATTCGGGAATTAGAAGGGCAAAATCAATTTTTGATACAAACCGAAAAAGAATTAACTCAAAGAATCAAACAACTATCAGCTGTGTCCCGCAAATATACTGATATTCAAAGAGAACTAAAAATTGCTACAGATAATTTGGATCAGTTTTTAACTAAACGGGAAGCTCTTCGCATTGATGCTGGACAAAGGAAAACTCCTTGGCAAATTCTAACACCACCAACACCTCCGATTCCTTCGGCTACTGATGTAAAGCGCAGCGCTATTCTGGGATTTGTGCTGGGAATGCTACTAGGAGTGGGAGTAGCTTTGTTGTTAGAAAAAGTTAGTAATGTGATTCGTTCAGCTGAACAAGTCAAGTCTTTAAGTAAGCTGCCGCTTTTGGGTGTGATTCCTTACAACAAAGAACTGAAAGAAGACCGCAAAGATCATAATAAATCAGGGTTTGTGGAAGCGTTTCGATCGCTTTACACTAATATTCTACTCCTAAGTCCAGATGAACCAATTCGATCGATCATTATTAGCTCCTCCATGCCAGGAGAAGGTAAATCTACTTTATCAATTTATTTAGCACAAGCAGCGGCAGTGCTAGGACAAAAAGTACTGCTAGTCGATGCTGATTTACGTTTACCCAAACTTCATGAAAGATTAAATTTAGACAACTCTTTCGGTCTGAGTACATTAATAGTTTCCGATAATTTGGATGTTGATTTAGTTGTCCATAACTCTTATCTTGATAGTAACCTTTCTATTATCACTGCCGGACAAATCCCCCCTGATTCAACTCAACTTCTATCTTCCAAAAAGATGCAAGGTTTAATGAATCGATTTGAAGAAAGCTACGACTTGATTATTTACGATATGCCTCCATTTATATTAGCTGATGTCAAATTGCTTGCTCCCAGAGTAGATGGAATTATCATGGTTGCTGGTTTGAATAAAACAAAAGTTTCTCAGCTAACTCAAACATTAGAAGATCTCAAGCTATCAGCTGTTAGAGTTTTGGGAATTGTTGCCAATGGTTCAAAGGAACGCAACAACCAAATGAGTTATTACAATCAGTCTTCTCAACCTGCTTTTACACTAATACAAAGACAAAAATAA
- the acsF gene encoding magnesium-protoporphyrin IX monomethyl ester (oxidative) cyclase → MVTSPPKPSQDLSAGKTKALKENILTPRFYTTDFETAAEMDLSAQETELQAMLAEMRADYNRHHFVRDEAFNESWDHITGEDRQAFINYLERSCVSEFSGFLLFKELSRKLKERSPLLSEMFNLMARDEARHAGFLNKAMGDFGCTMDLGYLTKNRVYTFFPIEWVIYTVYLSEKIGYWRYIIIYRHLEKHPENQFYPLFRYFESWCQDENRHGDIFKALLRSQPKLWQTWQSRLWSRFFLLTVFATHTLTVHERTGFYKVLGLDATKFDTEVIRKTNESAARAFPSVLDTENPEFFDRLHRCSDLNLKMSQIDGSSQPKWLKTLRKLPFQLSIVGHLLRIYLLKGVDAEALKGTVR, encoded by the coding sequence ATGGTTACTTCTCCGCCAAAGCCCTCTCAGGATTTATCCGCAGGTAAAACAAAGGCGCTAAAGGAAAATATCCTCACACCGAGGTTTTATACAACAGACTTTGAAACCGCCGCAGAAATGGATTTATCCGCCCAAGAAACTGAGTTACAAGCAATGTTGGCGGAAATGCGAGCAGATTATAACCGCCACCACTTTGTTAGAGATGAAGCGTTCAACGAATCCTGGGATCATATTACTGGCGAAGATAGACAAGCTTTTATTAATTACTTAGAAAGGTCTTGCGTTTCGGAATTTTCTGGCTTTTTGTTGTTTAAGGAACTCTCGCGCAAGTTGAAAGAACGCAGTCCGTTGCTATCAGAAATGTTTAACTTGATGGCAAGAGATGAAGCTCGTCATGCTGGATTCCTGAACAAAGCAATGGGGGATTTTGGCTGTACGATGGATTTGGGTTATTTGACCAAGAATCGAGTTTATACGTTTTTTCCCATTGAGTGGGTAATTTACACAGTTTATTTATCGGAAAAAATTGGTTATTGGCGCTACATCATTATTTATCGCCATTTAGAAAAACATCCTGAAAATCAGTTTTATCCCTTGTTCCGTTACTTTGAAAGTTGGTGTCAGGATGAAAATCGTCACGGAGATATTTTTAAAGCACTATTAAGATCGCAACCAAAACTTTGGCAAACTTGGCAATCTCGCTTGTGGAGTCGGTTTTTCTTGCTGACAGTGTTTGCAACTCATACTTTAACTGTTCATGAAAGAACCGGATTTTATAAGGTTTTGGGTTTAGATGCAACTAAGTTTGATACGGAAGTAATTCGCAAAACTAATGAATCAGCAGCACGGGCTTTTCCTTCAGTGTTAGACACGGAAAATCCAGAATTTTTCGATCGCTTACATCGCTGCTCCGATCTCAATTTAAAAATGTCCCAAATAGATGGCAGTTCTCAACCAAAATGGTTAAAAACGTTACGTAAATTACCTTTTCAATTGTCAATTGTTGGTCATTTGCTACGGATTTATCTGCTTAAAGGTGTTGATGCAGAAGCTCTGAAAGGAACAGTGCGTTAG
- a CDS encoding glycosyltransferase family 4 protein has protein sequence MKIAVIGPKGLPAKQGGIEHHCEEIYPRLVAQGHSVDFFARSSYTESTSLESYDYKGVRVVSLPCLYTGSMDALLSSALGAIASTRKQYDIVHFHALGPSLFSWLPKFTTSAKIVVTCHGLDWQRAKWGKMSGQLLKYGERAAVRFADEIIVVSEDLRSYFQKVYHRDTTYIPNAASCLAESDPEFTFGTSLGLKQQKYLLFLGRLVPEKCPDLLIKAFQKLQPQGWKLALVGGTSDTAEYATKLVNMAANDKNIIFAGQLKGAQLAEIIRGAGLFVLPSKLEGLPLAMLEAMQEGLPIVASNIPVHQQLMSEQRGLTFQVENLDSCINVLNWAFHHPEEMTVMAKNAQKYVKNNYNWDEISAETLKIYTTLCSSIQTENPAISLANTPVKIQF, from the coding sequence ATGAAAATAGCCGTAATCGGTCCCAAAGGCTTGCCCGCAAAACAAGGCGGTATCGAACACCATTGCGAAGAAATATATCCCCGTCTAGTAGCACAAGGTCATTCAGTAGATTTCTTTGCCCGTTCTTCCTACACTGAATCTACCTCGCTAGAAAGTTATGACTATAAAGGAGTGCGCGTCGTTTCTTTACCTTGCTTATATACGGGAAGCATGGATGCACTGCTGAGTTCCGCACTTGGCGCGATCGCCTCTACCAGAAAACAATACGATATTGTTCACTTCCACGCTTTAGGCCCATCCCTTTTTTCCTGGCTACCAAAATTTACAACTTCGGCAAAAATCGTGGTTACTTGTCATGGTTTAGATTGGCAGCGTGCCAAATGGGGTAAAATGTCTGGCCAATTATTAAAGTACGGCGAGCGTGCAGCAGTACGCTTTGCCGACGAAATCATCGTTGTTTCCGAAGACCTGCGCTCCTATTTCCAAAAAGTTTATCACAGAGATACCACTTACATCCCTAACGCCGCTTCTTGTTTAGCTGAATCAGACCCCGAATTTACTTTTGGTACTTCCCTTGGCTTAAAACAGCAAAAATATCTATTATTCTTAGGCAGACTTGTACCAGAAAAATGTCCAGATTTGCTGATTAAAGCTTTCCAAAAACTCCAACCACAAGGCTGGAAATTAGCCCTCGTCGGTGGGACAAGCGACACAGCTGAATACGCGACAAAATTAGTCAACATGGCAGCAAACGATAAAAACATCATATTTGCTGGTCAACTCAAAGGCGCTCAACTAGCAGAAATTATTCGTGGTGCTGGATTATTTGTCCTTCCCTCCAAATTAGAAGGATTACCCTTAGCAATGTTGGAAGCAATGCAAGAAGGTCTCCCCATTGTTGCTAGTAATATTCCAGTTCATCAACAACTTATGTCTGAGCAAAGGGGTTTAACCTTCCAAGTTGAAAATTTGGACTCTTGTATCAATGTCCTAAACTGGGCATTTCATCATCCAGAAGAAATGACAGTAATGGCTAAAAATGCTCAAAAATACGTCAAAAATAACTATAATTGGGATGAAATTAGTGCAGAAACTTTAAAAATTTACACAACACTTTGCTCCTCAATCCAAACAGAAAATCCAGCAATTTCACTGGCAAATACACCTGTAAAAATTCAATTTTAA
- a CDS encoding heme oxygenase (biliverdin-producing), whose amino-acid sequence MSHDLANSLREGTKHSHTAAENTAYMKCFLKGIVEREPFRKLLANLYLVYSTLEDALRRYQDHPVVGAMYFPELNRKENLEKDLAYYYGENWREQIVPLPAGQVYVDRLQEIANTDPVLLIAHSYTRYMGDLSGGQALKNIIRSALNLPPDQGTGLHEFEQIPTIEAKREFKEKYRQALNSLIIDEATIQRIVEEANYAFQLNRDVMHDLEADVKLAIGDRVFDLLTRQDKPGSTERSDKDRSLSDRSAESVALEYSA is encoded by the coding sequence ATGAGTCACGATTTAGCCAATAGTCTGAGAGAAGGTACGAAACATTCTCATACTGCGGCGGAAAATACTGCTTATATGAAGTGTTTTCTGAAAGGAATTGTGGAGCGCGAACCATTTCGCAAGTTGTTGGCAAATCTGTATTTAGTTTATAGTACTTTAGAAGATGCTTTGCGGCGTTACCAGGATCATCCAGTGGTAGGAGCGATGTATTTTCCTGAGTTAAATCGTAAGGAAAATCTGGAGAAGGATTTAGCTTATTATTATGGGGAAAATTGGCGGGAACAGATTGTGCCTTTGCCAGCTGGTCAAGTTTATGTCGATCGCTTACAAGAAATCGCCAATACCGATCCAGTACTTTTGATCGCTCACAGTTATACTCGTTACATGGGTGATTTGTCTGGGGGACAAGCATTAAAAAATATCATTCGATCGGCATTGAATTTACCCCCGGATCAAGGTACAGGATTGCATGAATTTGAGCAAATTCCTACCATAGAAGCTAAACGAGAATTCAAAGAAAAATATCGCCAAGCGTTAAACTCTTTAATAATTGATGAAGCGACGATTCAACGCATAGTAGAAGAAGCTAACTATGCTTTTCAGTTAAATCGAGATGTGATGCACGATTTAGAAGCGGATGTTAAACTTGCGATCGGCGATCGTGTTTTTGATTTACTCACCCGCCAAGATAAACCAGGTAGTACAGAACGATCTGATAAAGATCGATCTTTATCAGATCGATCGGCAGAATCCGTAGCACTCGAATATAGTGCTTAA
- a CDS encoding NADH-quinone oxidoreductase subunit K — MLEGFILATIFCGFFGIILKKNLVMKIISMDIMNTGVISYFVLIASRNGLFTPILSDSSNGNYADPVPQAVVLTAIVIGLSIQALMLVGVMKLAKNNPTLETIEIEKNNTP, encoded by the coding sequence GTGTTGGAAGGATTTATATTAGCTACCATATTTTGTGGCTTTTTTGGCATTATCCTGAAAAAAAATTTGGTCATGAAAATTATTTCGATGGATATTATGAATACGGGCGTTATTTCCTATTTTGTATTGATAGCATCACGTAATGGCTTATTTACACCCATTCTTTCCGATAGCAGCAATGGTAATTACGCCGATCCAGTTCCGCAAGCAGTTGTCTTAACGGCGATCGTGATTGGTCTTTCAATTCAAGCATTAATGCTAGTGGGAGTTATGAAACTAGCTAAAAATAATCCGACCTTGGAAACTATCGAAATTGAGAAGAACAATACACCATGA
- a CDS encoding PIN domain-containing protein: MYPSSFTALYDACVLYPAPLRDFLVQLALTDLFRAKWTNQIHEEWIGNVLKNRQDLTIEQLTRTKELMNSYVRDCLVTDYEYLIESIQLPDPNDRHVLAAAIKAGADVIVTFNLSDFPQNILQKYDIEPQHPDEFISDLIDLKPGKIVAVAEICRQRLKNPPKSIDDYLETLLQQGLSISVSMLREFYNEF, translated from the coding sequence ATGTATCCTTCAAGTTTTACGGCACTTTATGATGCTTGTGTTTTATATCCTGCACCTTTACGAGATTTTCTTGTTCAGTTGGCATTGACTGATTTATTTAGAGCAAAATGGACAAATCAGATACATGAAGAATGGATCGGGAATGTGCTGAAAAATCGGCAAGATTTGACGATCGAACAATTAACTCGAACTAAAGAATTGATGAATAGTTATGTGCGTGACTGTTTGGTTACAGACTACGAATACCTAATAGAATCAATTCAATTGCCCGATCCAAATGACCGTCATGTTTTAGCAGCAGCAATTAAAGCGGGTGCAGATGTAATTGTCACATTCAATCTTTCAGATTTTCCCCAAAACATTTTGCAAAAGTACGATATAGAACCGCAACATCCTGATGAGTTTATCTCTGATTTGATCGATCTAAAACCAGGGAAAATAGTTGCAGTAGCAGAAATTTGCCGACAGCGATTAAAAAATCCTCCCAAATCTATTGATGATTATTTAGAAACTTTATTGCAGCAAGGATTGAGTATTTCTGTGTCCATGCTTCGGGAATTTTACAATGAGTTTTAA
- the uraH gene encoding hydroxyisourate hydrolase, whose protein sequence is MAGKLTTHILDTARGCPASGIKIELWLVEEQAGEKTLLKTAIANSDGRTDSPLLADREFQPGIYELVFHVGSYFAQHIDNLPHPAFFDRIPIRFGIANSEAHYHVPLLVSPWSYSTYRGS, encoded by the coding sequence ATGGCAGGTAAACTGACTACGCATATTTTGGACACCGCTAGAGGTTGTCCTGCATCTGGAATCAAGATTGAATTGTGGTTGGTGGAAGAGCAAGCAGGGGAAAAAACTTTACTGAAAACGGCGATCGCAAACTCTGATGGGCGTACTGATTCCCCTTTACTTGCCGATCGAGAATTTCAACCGGGAATCTATGAATTAGTATTTCATGTAGGCAGTTATTTTGCCCAACATATCGATAATCTTCCCCATCCTGCTTTTTTCGATCGCATCCCAATTCGATTTGGTATTGCTAATTCAGAAGCTCATTATCACGTTCCTTTACTCGTTTCACCTTGGTCTTACAGCACCTATCGAGGTAGTTAG
- the hpxO gene encoding FAD-dependent urate hydroxylase HpxO, with amino-acid sequence MDKLKVVVIGAGIGGLTSGIALSQAGYEVEIYDRVKEMRPVGAGISLWSNGVKVLNRLGLGEKISQIGGLMDRMQYRTMTGELLNDIDLMPLIYQVGQRPYPVARRDLQNMLLKDFPGKVHLDYKCIGVEEDETGVTAFFENGHQARGDLLVAADGVRSAVRSYVLGEDVEPQYRGYVNWNGLVPADAALSPKNNWVIYVGDCKRASMMPVGGDRFYFFFDVPLPQGTSAKPEDYKTELREHFRNWAQPVQTLIDRFDPYSVARLEIHDLGPIDRFVKGRVALLGDSAHTTCPDMGQGGCQAMEDSLVLTNYLISTNLGVEYALKRYEIERTERANAIVRKARKRAEQIHGKDPEITQKWYAQLAQEEPVEVTNAISKVIMAGPLH; translated from the coding sequence ATGGACAAGCTCAAAGTTGTGGTGATTGGTGCCGGGATTGGCGGCTTGACTTCAGGTATTGCGCTAAGTCAGGCAGGATATGAAGTCGAAATTTACGATCGCGTAAAAGAAATGCGTCCGGTAGGTGCCGGGATTTCGCTGTGGTCTAATGGGGTAAAAGTTCTGAATCGCCTTGGTTTGGGGGAAAAAATCTCCCAAATTGGTGGGTTGATGGATCGAATGCAGTATCGCACCATGACTGGCGAACTTCTTAATGATATCGATTTGATGCCTTTAATTTATCAAGTTGGTCAGCGTCCTTACCCTGTTGCTCGTCGAGATTTGCAAAATATGCTGCTCAAAGATTTTCCGGGTAAAGTTCATCTTGATTACAAGTGTATTGGCGTAGAGGAAGACGAAACCGGGGTGACGGCTTTCTTTGAAAATGGTCATCAAGCTAGGGGTGATTTGTTGGTTGCTGCTGATGGTGTGCGTTCGGCGGTAAGAAGTTATGTGTTGGGTGAAGATGTTGAACCGCAGTATCGTGGTTATGTAAATTGGAATGGATTGGTGCCAGCGGATGCTGCATTGTCACCGAAAAATAATTGGGTGATTTATGTTGGTGATTGCAAACGTGCATCGATGATGCCTGTGGGTGGCGATCGCTTTTACTTTTTCTTTGATGTCCCTCTTCCTCAAGGTACTTCTGCAAAACCTGAAGATTATAAAACGGAATTGAGAGAACATTTCCGAAATTGGGCTCAACCTGTACAAACATTGATCGATCGCTTCGATCCCTATAGCGTTGCGCGATTGGAAATTCACGATCTTGGGCCGATCGATCGTTTCGTGAAAGGTCGTGTAGCATTACTAGGTGATTCGGCTCATACCACTTGTCCAGATATGGGACAAGGCGGTTGTCAAGCAATGGAAGATTCATTGGTACTTACCAACTATCTAATAAGTACGAATTTAGGTGTGGAATATGCACTGAAACGTTACGAAATAGAACGTACAGAACGTGCTAATGCCATAGTCCGAAAAGCCAGAAAACGTGCCGAACAAATTCACGGTAAAGATCCAGAAATAACTCAAAAATGGTACGCTCAACTGGCACAAGAAGAACCAGTTGAGGTAACTAACGCGATCTCAAAGGTAATTATGGCGGGGCCATTGCATTAG